A region of the Stutzerimonas stutzeri genome:
TCAGGGCCGATCTTGCGCTGGAAAGGTGCGAGCACGGCGTTGGCATTGGCGCCGATGACGCCGGGCTGCAGGCGGATCTGCTCGCCGCCGTTGCGAATCTCGCGGCCGTTCCAGTTGTCGCCGAGCACGATCAGCACCGAGTCGCTGATCGCTTGGCCGGAAAGGCTGGTGCCGGCGGCGCGGAAGGTCACCGGGACGTCTTCCGCATGGGCCAGCTTGAGCAGCGCAATCACCTCGGCTTCGGATTCGACGCGCACCACCAGCTTCGGAATCAGCCGGTAGAAACTGGCATCGGTGCCGAAGGCCAGCGTGGAGAGCGGATCGTCGAAGCGGCGCTCGACCGGGATCAGGCGTTCGACTTCGCGAATGAACGCATTTGGCAGCGGCGCGCGTTCGAGTTGCGCGGCCGCGTTCATGCGTCCTCCAGGATCAGCAAGATCAGATCCTTCGGGCCATGGGCGCCGTAGGCCAGCACCTGTTCGATATCGGCGGTTTTCGACGGGCCGGAGACCAGCAGTGCATTGGTCGGCATGCCGGCGGCCCACTGGAACTTCTGTTGGATTTCGTAGAAGTTGTCGTGGATTTCGCTGGCCTTGAGGATGGCGAAGTGTACCGGCGGCACCAGACTCATCAGGCGCGGCTCCTCGCGGGTCGGCCACATGATCAGGCTGCCGGTGGAGGCGATGGCGCCGAGGGTGCCGGTGAGGCTCGCCGGGGTGTCGTTGAACAGCTCGTCCTTCCAGTCCTCGACCGGACTGTCGTAGGCCTTCAGCGTCGGCAGGCCTTCACGGCCGGCGCAATGCGCGGTGAAGCGCTGGCCGTACGGCGTGGTCGGGGCGATCAGCAGGCTCGGCAGCTGGCGGTCGTGCAGCAGCTGCTCGAGCAGGGCGGGCCAACCGGCGTCCGTGGTCAGGTGAATCTCGGTGTGCACCGCTTCCATCAGCTGGCGCAGCCGGGCGATACGCTGCTCGGGCGCGTAGCTCCAGGGCTGGGTGACCAGCGATAAGTCGTAGTCATCGACGATTGGCGTGGTGCCTTCCAGGCTCTTCTTCAGCTTGGCGAGGATATTGGCCTTGGCGCTCATCGCTTGCCCTCCAGGTGCTCGCGGGCCAGCTCGTGCAGCGAGCGGGCGGCAGGTTTCGGTGCGCTGTGGTTCTGCGTCCAGGGGCCGATGTTCGATGGCGTCAGGCCGCGCAGGCGTGTGGCGAAGAAGCCGAATACGCGGTACAGCGTCGGGCTGGTGTTGAGCAGCCGCCAGCCAGCCCACATCAGTCGTTCCTGCTTCGAATATTTGCTGCCCTGGCCGCGCATGACCTTGTGCGGATCGTCCGGTGCCTTGACGTTCTCCTCGCGCAGCCGGCGCAGAATGGCCGGAATCGGGATCTTCACCGGGCAGACTTCGCCGCAGGCGCCGCACAGCGACGAGGCGCTGGGGTGATCCGGCACCTTGTCCAGGCCGACCATGTGCGGGGTGATGATCTTGCCGATCGGACCGGGGTAGACCTCGCCGTAGGTATGGCCGCCGACGCGGGTGTAGACCGGGCAATGGTTCATGCAGGCGCCGCAGCGGATGCAGTTGAGCGTCTGGCGCAGCTCGCTGTCGGCGAAGGCCTGGCTGCGGCCGTTGTCCAGCAGGATCAAATGCACTTCCTGCGGGCCGTCGAGCTCGTCGGCCTTGCGCGGGCTGGAGATCATGTTGACGTAGGTGGTGATCGGCTGGCCCAACGCCGAGCGGGTCAGCAGCGAGAGCAGCGGGACCACGTCGCGCAGGTTCTCCACGACCTTCTCGATCCCGGTGACGGCGATATGTACCGGCGGCACACCGGTGGACATGCGCCCGTTGCCCTCGTTTTCGACCAGCAGCAGGGTGCCGGTTTCAGCCACCGCGAAGTTCACGCCGGAGACGCCGATATCGGCCTCGAAGAACTTCTGGCGCAGGGTGCGGCGGCCGATCTGAATGAGTTGGTCGACGTCCTTGGTGTACTCCACGCCGAGTTTCTCGTGGAACAGGGACGCGACCTGGCCGGCGTTCTTGTGGATTGCCGGCATGATGATATGAGAAGGCTTTTCATGGTCGAGCTGGACGATGTACTCGCCCATGTCCGATTCCAGGCATTCGATGCCATGGCCTTCGAGGAAATGGTTCATCTCCATCTCTTCGCTGACCATCGATTTGCCCTTGATCACCTGCTTCGCCTCGTGGGCGCGGGCGATCTCGAGGACGATGTTGTTCGCCTCTTCAACCGTCTCCGCCCAGTGCACTTTCACACCATTGCGGGTCAGGTTGGTTTCCAGCCGCTCGAGTAGTTCGGGCAGCTTGGACAGTGCGCGGGCGCGGATACGGTTGCCCATCTCGCGCAGCCGCTCGCGTTCGTCGGCATCGCTGAAGGCCACGGCGCGCTTGCTCATCAGCGAATCCATGGCGGTGCGGAAGTTGCGTCGCAGCTGGTCGTCCTTCAGGGATTTGCGGGCACGGGCGCGGAAATCCGGGTCACCGGCGTTCTCGATCTGTATCGCGGGAATACGTTGTTCGGCGTTCATCGGGCACCTCCGGTGCGTTGCCAGAGGAAGGTCGCCAGATGCTGACCGCGCAGGGCTTCACGCTGTTTCTCCAGCGAACCGTTGATGTTCATCAGGCAGCCACAGTCGGCGCTGACTACCTGATGCGCGCCGGATTCCTTCAGTGCGCGGGTCTTGTCCAGCACCATGGCGCCGGAGATGTCCGGCATGCGTACGCTGAAGGTGCCGCCGAAGCCGCAGCATTCGCTTTCGTGGTCGTGCTCGACGCGCTCGACCTGGCCCAGCTGGGCAAGCAGGGCGCGGCCGTGCAGGTGGGTGTTCATTTCGCGGCGGGCCGAGCAGGAGGTATGCAGGGCAACCTTGGTCGGCGTGCCGGCGTCCTTCAATTCGACCTTGCAGACGTTGAGCAGGAACTCGGCCAGCTCGAAGGTGCGCTCGGCCAGCGCTTGCGCCTTCTTGAGGGTCTGCGGCTCATCCTTGAACAGGTCGAGATAATGGTGGCGCAGCATGCCGGCGCAGGAACCGGACGGGACGACCACCGGCCAGTCGTTGGCGAACAGATCCAGCTGCGCCCGTGCGACCTTGCGTGCCTCGTCGGTGTAGCCGGTCGTGTAGGCCGGCTGGCCGCAACAGGTCTGGCCCTGCGGGAAGTGCACGGTCAGGCCTTCGCGTTCGAGCAGGCGGATGGCATCCAGGCCGGC
Encoded here:
- a CDS encoding LutB/LldF family L-lactate oxidation iron-sulfur protein, yielding MNAEQRIPAIQIENAGDPDFRARARKSLKDDQLRRNFRTAMDSLMSKRAVAFSDADERERLREMGNRIRARALSKLPELLERLETNLTRNGVKVHWAETVEEANNIVLEIARAHEAKQVIKGKSMVSEEMEMNHFLEGHGIECLESDMGEYIVQLDHEKPSHIIMPAIHKNAGQVASLFHEKLGVEYTKDVDQLIQIGRRTLRQKFFEADIGVSGVNFAVAETGTLLLVENEGNGRMSTGVPPVHIAVTGIEKVVENLRDVVPLLSLLTRSALGQPITTYVNMISSPRKADELDGPQEVHLILLDNGRSQAFADSELRQTLNCIRCGACMNHCPVYTRVGGHTYGEVYPGPIGKIITPHMVGLDKVPDHPSASSLCGACGEVCPVKIPIPAILRRLREENVKAPDDPHKVMRGQGSKYSKQERLMWAGWRLLNTSPTLYRVFGFFATRLRGLTPSNIGPWTQNHSAPKPAARSLHELAREHLEGKR
- a CDS encoding LutC/YkgG family protein, encoding MSAKANILAKLKKSLEGTTPIVDDYDLSLVTQPWSYAPEQRIARLRQLMEAVHTEIHLTTDAGWPALLEQLLHDRQLPSLLIAPTTPYGQRFTAHCAGREGLPTLKAYDSPVEDWKDELFNDTPASLTGTLGAIASTGSLIMWPTREEPRLMSLVPPVHFAILKASEIHDNFYEIQQKFQWAAGMPTNALLVSGPSKTADIEQVLAYGAHGPKDLILLILEDA
- a CDS encoding (Fe-S)-binding protein; translated protein: MSELFYDAAPNATRVAPPLPKPREYPAKPSQVYLFGTCVVDLFYPEAGLDAIRLLEREGLTVHFPQGQTCCGQPAYTTGYTDEARKVARAQLDLFANDWPVVVPSGSCAGMLRHHYLDLFKDEPQTLKKAQALAERTFELAEFLLNVCKVELKDAGTPTKVALHTSCSARREMNTHLHGRALLAQLGQVERVEHDHESECCGFGGTFSVRMPDISGAMVLDKTRALKESGAHQVVSADCGCLMNINGSLEKQREALRGQHLATFLWQRTGGAR